The following are from one region of the Ignavibacteriota bacterium genome:
- a CDS encoding transpeptidase family protein: MNNSRVLLVLIFTMLLFGALVYRLINLQIVKSDELSYFAKRQQTNTQTIKAERGFIFDRNEVLLVYNRNDYSFFVDLRMLPQTEKTKLAGIFSKVIGKSKKHYLNLMRGTGKTICLEKKVSFEKSVNLFEYKNHAFFYVEEPVSVFHYGSLASHIIGYVDNDYKGVNGISKSFDHILKGRDGFRIVERNAMGDIISISENETQPSVPGDDIYLTIDKRYQAIAEEELKESLKSNGGESATCIIMNPNSGEILALANINDYDPNNFWEYNDFERKNRAITDSYEPGSTFKVITLAALLEEKACNEAERINVENGVYKFRNNYIRDTHKFESLTVREIIEESSNIGIAKLVQRISDEKYYQYVRGFGFGTFTSISLPGEVTGKLVELDKWSKLTKTYMSHGYNISVTPLQLTNAFCAVVNGGILYRPQIVKRQVDKNGKIVEEFSPVAVRRVVSEKTSERMRNILLGAVENGTGSQAKIESLSIGGKTGTSKLVIDGKYSNTQYYSSFIGFYPADKPEIVCFVLINKPKGQYYGGAVSAPVFKKIISRIHDLENGMYDNSVPHQDIKITEHKGDSFNDNIVELESKNRSSITGTQNIFISSRGKNLMPDLTGKTIKEAILILNDLKIKWSVSGSGVVTEQSISPGNAIDKKKTCILTCSPITPTGARIY; encoded by the coding sequence ATGAATAATTCCCGGGTTCTTTTAGTGCTGATTTTTACAATGCTTCTATTCGGTGCATTAGTGTACAGATTAATTAATCTTCAAATTGTAAAAAGTGATGAACTTAGTTATTTCGCAAAACGACAACAGACCAACACTCAAACAATAAAAGCAGAGCGAGGGTTTATCTTTGACCGGAATGAGGTTTTACTGGTATATAATAGAAATGATTATTCTTTCTTTGTTGATCTACGCATGCTTCCTCAGACCGAGAAAACTAAACTTGCCGGCATCTTTTCAAAAGTTATCGGAAAAAGTAAGAAACATTATTTAAATCTTATGAGAGGAACAGGGAAGACCATCTGTCTTGAGAAAAAAGTCTCCTTTGAAAAATCAGTTAACCTTTTTGAATATAAGAATCACGCATTCTTTTATGTTGAAGAACCCGTGAGTGTCTTCCATTATGGCTCACTCGCTTCACATATCATCGGGTACGTTGATAATGATTATAAAGGAGTTAACGGAATTTCAAAAAGTTTTGATCACATCTTAAAAGGAAGAGACGGATTCAGGATAGTAGAACGAAATGCTATGGGGGATATAATTTCAATTTCAGAAAATGAAACTCAACCTTCAGTTCCTGGCGATGATATTTATCTCACAATTGATAAGAGATATCAGGCAATCGCAGAAGAGGAACTCAAAGAAAGTTTAAAGTCAAATGGCGGTGAATCTGCAACTTGCATTATTATGAATCCAAATTCGGGCGAGATACTTGCTTTAGCAAATATCAACGATTATGATCCAAATAATTTCTGGGAATACAATGATTTTGAAAGGAAGAACCGGGCAATTACAGATTCTTACGAACCAGGATCAACTTTTAAGGTTATAACACTTGCTGCATTACTGGAAGAAAAAGCTTGTAATGAAGCTGAAAGAATTAATGTCGAAAACGGAGTTTACAAATTCAGAAACAACTACATCAGAGATACACATAAGTTTGAATCATTAACCGTCAGGGAAATTATTGAAGAATCGAGTAACATTGGTATAGCCAAACTGGTCCAGCGGATTAGTGATGAAAAATATTATCAATATGTGCGGGGCTTTGGATTTGGAACCTTTACATCAATCTCACTTCCGGGTGAAGTTACTGGAAAACTCGTAGAACTTGACAAATGGTCTAAACTAACAAAAACTTACATGTCTCACGGATATAATATTTCGGTTACACCTCTTCAATTAACTAATGCTTTCTGTGCTGTGGTAAATGGCGGTATCTTGTATCGTCCACAAATTGTCAAGAGGCAAGTTGATAAAAATGGAAAAATAGTAGAAGAGTTTTCACCTGTTGCGGTTAGAAGAGTAGTTTCAGAAAAAACATCCGAGCGAATGCGAAATATTTTATTGGGAGCTGTTGAAAACGGAACTGGCAGCCAGGCAAAAATCGAATCGCTTTCTATTGGAGGAAAAACAGGAACTTCAAAACTCGTAATTGATGGTAAATATTCTAATACTCAATACTATTCTTCATTCATAGGATTTTATCCTGCTGATAAACCGGAAATTGTGTGCTTTGTCTTGATCAATAAACCAAAAGGGCAGTACTATGGCGGAGCCGTTTCAGCCCCGGTTTTTAAAAAAATAATTTCAAGAATTCATGATTTGGAAAATGGGATGTACGATAACTCTGTTCCTCATCAGGATATTAAAATTACTGAACACAAGGGTGACTCTTTTAACGACAATATTGTTGAACTTGAATCGAAAAACAGATCTTCTATCACAGGCACACAGAATATTTTCATCTCCAGCAGAGGAAAAAATCTGATGCCAGATTTAACAGGAAAAACAATAAAGGAGGCGATATTAATATTAAATGATTTAAAAATTAAATGGTCTGTATCAGGTTCGGGAGTTGTAACTGAGCAAAGTATTTCCCCCGGAAACGCAATAGATAAAAAGAAAACCTGCATACTTACTTGTTCTCCGATAACTCCTACAGGTGCAAGGATATATTAA
- a CDS encoding heavy-metal-associated domain-containing protein, with amino-acid sequence MIKIFKIEGMSCHHCVMAVQKNLEKLNLEKIKVQIGSADVEFDEQKINENQIIKAIEDAGYKVVH; translated from the coding sequence ATGATCAAAATTTTTAAAATAGAAGGAATGAGCTGTCATCACTGCGTAATGGCAGTTCAAAAAAATCTTGAAAAGTTAAATCTTGAAAAAATTAAAGTACAGATCGGTTCTGCCGACGTCGAGTTTGATGAACAAAAAATTAATGAAAATCAAATCATTAAAGCAATTGAAGACGCAGGATACAAAGTAGTTCACTAA
- the rsmH gene encoding 16S rRNA (cytosine(1402)-N(4))-methyltransferase RsmH, translating into MYFEGTLGFGGHTEEIFNRLSTKGKIVSTDVDLNAFNYCKNKFNNKDRIKLYNFNFSFVDVIAKIESLEFFDGIFADLGVSSFQLDNAAAGFSYSVDSALDLRLDKSFKKTAADFINEESEDKIADVIYNYGEEKNSRKIAHQISLARDKKRIESTDELKKIIASVTNPKYLTKTLSRVFQALRIYVNDELAVLKSFLNNSLPVLRKGGRLVVISYHSLEDRIVKDFFKYENLSCVCPPDSPICNCGKVKRLNILTKKPIVPSEFEILNNKRARSAKLRVAERI; encoded by the coding sequence ATTTACTTTGAAGGGACACTTGGATTTGGCGGACATACTGAGGAAATTTTTAACAGATTAAGTACGAAGGGTAAAATTGTCTCTACTGATGTAGATCTGAATGCTTTCAATTATTGTAAAAATAAATTTAATAATAAGGATAGAATTAAACTGTATAACTTCAATTTTTCGTTTGTTGATGTTATCGCGAAGATAGAATCGTTAGAGTTCTTTGACGGAATTTTCGCGGACCTGGGAGTTTCTTCTTTTCAACTGGATAATGCCGCAGCAGGTTTTTCTTACAGTGTTGATTCAGCACTGGATCTCCGATTAGATAAAAGCTTCAAGAAAACTGCTGCGGATTTTATTAATGAGGAATCCGAAGATAAAATCGCCGATGTAATTTACAATTATGGTGAAGAGAAAAATTCAAGAAAAATAGCGCATCAGATTTCTTTAGCTCGTGATAAAAAAAGAATTGAATCTACTGATGAATTAAAAAAAATAATTGCATCGGTAACTAACCCGAAGTATCTGACTAAAACATTATCACGTGTTTTCCAGGCGTTGCGAATATATGTTAATGATGAGCTTGCTGTACTAAAATCATTTCTTAATAATTCTTTGCCTGTATTAAGAAAGGGCGGAAGATTGGTTGTAATCAGTTATCATTCTCTTGAAGATAGGATCGTAAAAGATTTCTTTAAATACGAAAACCTGAGTTGTGTTTGTCCTCCAGATTCGCCGATTTGTAATTGTGGTAAAGTGAAAAGATTAAATATTCTTACAAAAAAACCGATTGTTCCGTCAGAATTTGAAATATTAAATAATAAACGAGCGCGCAGTGCAAAATTGAGAGTTGCTGAGAGAATATGA
- a CDS encoding copper-translocating P-type ATPase, whose amino-acid sequence MSDNQKHNFSFEKISVPVEGMTCASCVARVEKTLSKLDGIKNVTVNLASEKATFEFDPQAVSQEDISNAIEDAGYKIDLSSLYNKDKSSGHSTDRKSDFDKELRTDFLIAVVLTIPIFLLSMGMMWNWTMDSLPFSHETLNKIIFLLTIPVIFISGKRFYKIFWKNLQHFTADMNSLVAIGTGSAFLYSTLLVLFPEIVSDQSSSHHVYFETAAVIITLILMGRWLESKAKSKTNLAIKKLIELKPQKVLVRKDGVEQEILIEDLSPGNIVIIKPGSKIPADGNIITGYSVVDESMITGESLPIEKNKGSKVIGGTINKTGTFEFEVTAVGDNSVLGQIIKMVEEAQGSKAPIQKMADKIASIFVPVIILIALFTFIGWLIFSSAGFSAALINFVSVLIIACPCALGLATPTAIIVGTGKGAEKGILIKNAESLELAHKIDTIIFDKTGTLTTGKPVVNSIHTNRLNENELLQLAGSLEQRSEHPIANAIVNYAKNRNITFTNVEEFISLTGSGLKGSINSNEVLAGNKTLMDNYSISTEFFRPFLDDTSNQSKSHVFIAVNGRAEGLIFLEDELKSNSGEVINKLKEMKLTTVLLSGDNNAAAKTISEKAGFDSFKAELLPDDKLNAITDFQNSGKIVAMVGDGINDAPALTKSDIGIAIGTGTDVAIESGDIVLMSGDLNGVVNAIKLSRLTVRSIKQNLFWAFIYNLIGIPLAAFGLLNPMIAALAMSFSSVSVVSNSLRLKRKKF is encoded by the coding sequence ATGAGCGATAATCAAAAACATAATTTTAGTTTTGAGAAGATCAGTGTCCCCGTTGAAGGTATGACGTGTGCAAGTTGTGTTGCTCGTGTAGAAAAAACACTCAGCAAACTTGATGGAATAAAAAATGTTACCGTTAATCTGGCATCCGAGAAGGCTACTTTTGAATTTGACCCCCAAGCAGTTTCGCAGGAAGATATTTCCAATGCAATTGAGGATGCTGGTTACAAAATTGATTTATCTTCTCTGTACAATAAAGATAAATCATCTGGTCACTCAACTGATAGAAAATCTGATTTTGATAAGGAGTTAAGAACGGATTTTTTAATCGCAGTAGTGTTAACGATTCCGATTTTTTTATTGAGCATGGGAATGATGTGGAACTGGACAATGGATTCCCTGCCTTTTTCTCATGAAACTTTAAATAAAATTATTTTCTTACTTACGATTCCTGTGATATTTATTTCAGGAAAACGGTTCTATAAAATCTTCTGGAAAAATCTTCAGCACTTCACTGCGGATATGAACTCACTTGTAGCAATTGGCACTGGATCAGCATTTTTATACAGCACTTTACTTGTACTATTTCCTGAAATTGTATCCGATCAATCATCCAGTCATCACGTATATTTTGAAACCGCTGCGGTAATAATAACTCTCATTTTAATGGGGCGATGGCTTGAAAGCAAAGCAAAATCAAAAACTAATCTTGCCATTAAAAAACTTATTGAATTAAAACCCCAAAAAGTGTTGGTGAGAAAAGATGGCGTTGAACAAGAAATTTTAATCGAAGATTTATCACCTGGTAATATCGTAATTATTAAACCTGGCAGTAAAATTCCGGCAGACGGAAATATTATCACAGGATATTCTGTAGTTGATGAATCAATGATAACCGGTGAATCGCTTCCTATTGAAAAAAACAAAGGTTCGAAAGTTATTGGAGGAACGATTAATAAAACCGGCACATTCGAGTTCGAAGTAACAGCAGTAGGTGATAATTCAGTACTCGGTCAAATAATAAAAATGGTTGAAGAAGCTCAGGGTTCAAAAGCTCCGATTCAAAAGATGGCAGATAAAATTGCTTCTATATTTGTTCCGGTAATAATACTGATCGCTCTGTTTACTTTTATCGGTTGGTTAATTTTTAGTTCGGCGGGATTTAGTGCTGCACTTATTAATTTTGTATCCGTTTTGATAATTGCCTGCCCATGTGCGCTTGGTCTTGCAACACCAACTGCTATTATTGTAGGAACGGGTAAAGGAGCTGAGAAAGGAATACTAATAAAGAATGCTGAAAGTTTGGAGCTTGCACATAAGATTGATACTATCATCTTTGATAAAACAGGAACACTCACAACAGGAAAACCTGTTGTTAATTCAATCCACACGAATAGATTAAATGAAAATGAACTTTTACAATTAGCTGGTTCACTTGAGCAAAGGTCTGAACATCCGATTGCAAATGCGATTGTTAATTATGCGAAGAACAGAAACATTACTTTTACGAATGTTGAAGAATTTATAAGTCTCACAGGTTCAGGATTGAAAGGAAGTATTAACAGTAATGAAGTCCTTGCAGGTAACAAAACTTTAATGGATAATTATTCAATAAGTACTGAATTCTTTCGTCCGTTCCTTGATGACACTTCAAACCAAAGTAAGTCTCATGTCTTTATTGCAGTAAATGGTAGAGCTGAAGGATTAATTTTTTTAGAGGATGAATTGAAAAGCAACTCCGGAGAAGTAATCAATAAACTAAAAGAAATGAAACTGACAACGGTTTTACTTAGTGGTGATAATAATGCTGCTGCAAAAACAATATCAGAAAAAGCCGGGTTTGATAGTTTCAAAGCAGAATTACTTCCTGATGATAAGTTAAATGCTATTACCGACTTTCAAAACTCAGGAAAAATAGTTGCTATGGTAGGTGATGGAATTAATGATGCACCAGCACTGACGAAGAGTGATATCGGAATTGCAATCGGAACAGGAACTGATGTAGCAATTGAATCAGGTGATATTGTTTTAATGAGTGGTGATCTGAATGGAGTAGTTAATGCAATAAAACTCTCTCGTCTTACAGTAAGATCAATAAAGCAAAATCTTTTCTGGGCTTTTATTTATAATCTGATAGGAATTCCTCTTGCCGCGTTTGGTTTACTTAATCCAATGATAGCAGCATTGGCGATGTCATTCAGTTCTGTTTCTGTGGTGAGTAACTCGTTAAGATTAAAACGCAAGAAGTTCTAA
- a CDS encoding integration host factor subunit beta encodes MTKADIVDKVAAGTGLTKLETEAIVEGFLKTVIEALKEGKGIEIRGFGSYRVKKKNARQARNPKTGESVFVPEHYVPSFKFSKDFKDLVNTGMLEKNRR; translated from the coding sequence ATGACAAAGGCTGACATTGTTGATAAAGTTGCAGCCGGTACTGGGCTTACCAAATTAGAAACTGAAGCAATTGTAGAAGGGTTTTTAAAGACTGTTATTGAAGCGTTAAAAGAAGGTAAGGGAATAGAGATAAGAGGTTTTGGTAGTTACAGAGTAAAAAAGAAAAATGCGCGACAAGCCAGAAATCCAAAAACTGGTGAATCAGTTTTTGTTCCTGAACATTATGTTCCATCATTTAAATTTTCGAAGGACTTTAAAGATTTGGTAAATACAGGTATGCTGGAAAAAAACCGGAGATAA
- a CDS encoding bacterioferritin, producing MSKKKFNKSIELLNKAVADELLAIHQYMYFHFHCDDQGYDLLASLFKKTAIQEMIHVEKLSERILFLKGDVEMKIVGTVKKIKEPKDMLKCAADMEDESAKEYNLWANECSANADAVSKKIFEELVLDEETHYDQFDTEMENMVKFGENYFALQAIERSKVVSARGPAAE from the coding sequence ATGAGTAAGAAAAAATTTAATAAGAGTATTGAACTCTTGAACAAAGCAGTCGCTGATGAACTTCTTGCCATCCATCAGTATATGTATTTTCATTTTCATTGCGATGATCAGGGATATGATTTGCTTGCCAGCCTATTTAAGAAAACCGCCATTCAGGAAATGATTCATGTTGAAAAGTTATCTGAAAGAATTCTTTTTCTGAAAGGTGATGTCGAAATGAAGATCGTTGGTACGGTTAAGAAGATAAAGGAACCGAAAGATATGCTGAAGTGTGCTGCTGATATGGAAGATGAAAGCGCGAAAGAGTATAACCTCTGGGCGAATGAATGTTCTGCGAATGCTGATGCAGTTTCTAAAAAAATCTTTGAAGAGTTAGTGCTTGATGAAGAAACACATTATGATCAGTTTGATACTGAAATGGAGAATATGGTCAAATTTGGTGAGAACTATTTTGCGCTTCAGGCAATTGAGAGGAGTAAAGTTGTCTCTGCAAGAGGTCCTGCAGCAGAATGA
- a CDS encoding helix-turn-helix transcriptional regulator yields METKLYIKNMVCDRCIKVVKSELSQLGYNVVQITLGEAIIESDKSHDLTEIKNVLVGNGFDLVDDKTSKLIEKIKVLIINKIHHDSEALEKFSFSKFISKEIAVNYSHLSSVFSAGEGITIEKFIIKQKIEKVKELLTYDELTLSEIAYKLGYSSVQHLSNQFRQVTGLNPTYFKKLKDRKRNPLDHLE; encoded by the coding sequence ATGGAAACCAAGCTTTACATAAAAAATATGGTATGCGATCGCTGCATTAAAGTTGTTAAATCTGAATTAAGTCAATTGGGTTATAATGTTGTTCAGATTACTCTCGGCGAGGCGATTATTGAATCAGATAAATCCCACGATTTAACTGAGATTAAAAATGTTCTTGTTGGGAACGGTTTTGATTTGGTTGATGATAAAACTTCTAAACTCATAGAGAAAATTAAAGTTCTGATTATAAATAAAATTCATCATGATTCTGAAGCACTTGAAAAGTTCAGTTTTTCAAAATTCATTTCCAAAGAAATTGCCGTTAATTACAGTCACCTAAGTTCTGTTTTTTCGGCTGGTGAAGGAATCACAATTGAAAAATTTATAATCAAACAGAAGATTGAAAAAGTGAAAGAGTTATTAACGTATGACGAATTAACATTAAGTGAAATAGCATATAAGTTAGGTTATAGCAGTGTTCAACATCTGTCTAATCAGTTTAGACAAGTTACCGGTTTAAATCCTACATATTTCAAGAAACTTAAAGACCGAAAAAGAAATCCACTAGATCATTTGGAATGA
- a CDS encoding tetratricopeptide repeat protein has translation MKDRKYNTTEKQQTRKTIQRNVNSEKINSKENKANNEKVLDNKKILIISLVVVVTFITILIVTGVFDSGVQQNVTQMNTESQNSTVNMANMQEINNLENKIAANPEDMESTLHLAHLLQDSGLFEKAVTNYKNYLIKNPANADARVDMAICYYNLNDYNTAIAEMENALKYQPKHQIAHLNLGIVNLTARNMEASKEWFKKTVEIDPNSDAGKRAQELLTSH, from the coding sequence TTGAAGGATAGAAAATATAATACAACTGAAAAGCAGCAGACAAGGAAAACTATCCAACGGAACGTAAATTCTGAGAAGATAAACAGCAAAGAGAATAAAGCTAATAATGAAAAAGTGCTTGATAATAAAAAAATTCTGATCATTTCTTTAGTAGTTGTAGTTACATTCATTACCATCTTAATAGTTACAGGAGTTTTTGATTCCGGGGTTCAGCAAAATGTGACACAGATGAATACTGAATCGCAGAATTCTACTGTTAATATGGCGAATATGCAGGAGATAAATAATCTGGAAAATAAAATTGCTGCTAATCCTGAAGATATGGAATCAACTTTACATCTTGCACACTTACTTCAGGATTCAGGTCTTTTCGAGAAAGCTGTAACAAATTATAAAAACTATTTAATCAAAAATCCTGCAAACGCGGATGCACGGGTTGATATGGCGATTTGTTATTACAATTTAAATGACTACAATACAGCCATAGCAGAAATGGAAAACGCGCTCAAGTATCAGCCTAAACATCAAATTGCTCATTTAAATCTTGGAATCGTAAATCTCACGGCAAGAAATATGGAAGCTTCAAAAGAATGGTTCAAAAAAACAGTTGAAATAGATCCAAACTCAGATGCAGGTAAAAGAGCTCAGGAATTATTAACCTCACATTAA
- a CDS encoding guanosine monophosphate reductase codes for MKIYNKLTLNNYHQSLTYDDISLIPTEISGIKSRKEVDTASNFLGLKLSVPIVSSPMESVTGIEMAKELNNLGCLGIVNRFDSSLDELLKNNNGTRKITAISIALNTPIDVVKKLAEGRRVVCIDTANASNREVLKKTEQVKKNVRIKVIVGNIAHGSSLKHLVDAGADGVRVGIGSGSVCSTSIQTGIGIGQVSSLLNVLFTRKESKLKIAIIADGGIKGAGDVAKAIALGADAVMLGRLLAGTRETPGEVIRYNDQLWKKYRGSASFGVKMKNEFIEGEETMVSYKGAVQNVVNAISDGLRSSMSYMNCRTIDDLRKIETFAVLSNYSYLERLPKP; via the coding sequence ATGAAAATATATAACAAACTAACTTTGAACAATTATCATCAATCATTAACCTACGATGATATTAGTTTAATTCCGACTGAGATATCAGGAATCAAATCAAGAAAAGAAGTTGATACTGCTTCCAATTTTTTAGGTTTAAAGCTTTCTGTTCCAATCGTATCAAGTCCGATGGAGTCAGTTACAGGAATCGAGATGGCGAAAGAACTTAATAATCTAGGCTGCCTGGGAATAGTAAATCGTTTTGATTCATCACTCGATGAGTTATTAAAAAATAATAATGGAACCAGAAAAATTACTGCAATATCGATAGCACTTAATACACCCATCGACGTAGTTAAAAAACTTGCCGAAGGCAGACGCGTTGTTTGTATTGATACTGCAAACGCCAGCAACCGAGAAGTATTGAAGAAGACTGAACAGGTTAAAAAAAATGTCCGCATTAAAGTTATTGTTGGAAATATTGCGCACGGTTCTTCGCTAAAACATCTTGTAGATGCAGGTGCAGACGGAGTGAGAGTTGGAATTGGAAGCGGCAGTGTTTGTTCAACCAGTATTCAAACCGGAATTGGAATTGGGCAGGTTTCGTCGCTGCTCAACGTTCTTTTTACTCGGAAAGAGAGTAAGTTAAAAATTGCGATCATTGCTGATGGCGGAATTAAGGGCGCCGGTGATGTCGCAAAAGCAATTGCACTCGGAGCTGATGCAGTAATGCTGGGCAGACTGCTCGCCGGAACAAGAGAAACTCCGGGTGAAGTGATCCGTTACAACGATCAACTCTGGAAAAAATATCGCGGCTCAGCATCATTCGGTGTAAAAATGAAAAATGAATTTATTGAAGGTGAGGAAACGATGGTTTCATACAAAGGTGCCGTGCAAAATGTTGTTAATGCTATTTCGGATGGTTTGAGAAGTTCGATGAGTTACATGAATTGTAGAACTATTGATGACCTGAGAAAAATAGAAACTTTTGCTGTGCTCAGTAATTATTCATATTTGGAGCGCCTTCCAAAACCTTAG
- the mraZ gene encoding division/cell wall cluster transcriptional repressor MraZ gives MFKGQFTYSIDSKSRISIPAKVRKHISPDANDTIVMTKGLSSCIDLYPLDEWQKIEEKLLKLNQFQPDDLRFIRMFVQYAHEDIMDSQSRILIPQMLIDYAKIEKEVLIIGALRKIEVWNPKVYDEYLKQSPMSYEEIASKVMTD, from the coding sequence TTGTTTAAAGGTCAGTTTACATATTCGATAGATTCAAAGAGCAGAATTAGCATTCCGGCAAAAGTACGCAAACACATTTCGCCCGATGCAAATGATACTATTGTGATGACCAAAGGGTTATCAAGTTGTATTGATTTGTACCCCCTGGATGAATGGCAGAAAATTGAAGAAAAACTTTTGAAGCTTAACCAGTTCCAACCTGACGATCTTAGATTTATAAGAATGTTCGTTCAATATGCACACGAAGATATCATGGATTCGCAGTCAAGAATATTGATCCCTCAAATGCTGATTGACTATGCAAAGATTGAGAAAGAAGTTTTGATCATTGGTGCTCTGAGAAAAATTGAAGTCTGGAATCCAAAAGTGTATGATGAATACTTGAAGCAGTCTCCTATGAGTTATGAAGAGATTGCCTCTAAAGTAATGACCGATTAA